Proteins from a single region of Hordeum vulgare subsp. vulgare chromosome 6H, MorexV3_pseudomolecules_assembly, whole genome shotgun sequence:
- the LOC123404313 gene encoding pentatricopeptide repeat-containing protein At1g74900, mitochondrial, translating to MPQPPPTSFSPSTASSPSPRQIAALVLNHPSSNLTTASARSLSASLLAVAPALPTPVANRVLKLLWHHAPRALLFFHSLLHLPARAHAVSPCTIDLALDLSARLRHPRQLTNSILALFPRLRLPFTPRTFPILFERFAASQRRPDIAVRLFLSLHRSHRVVQDLPLFNSLLDALGKSRHASKAASLVRALERRFPPDVVTYNTLADGWCRAKDTSRALDLLRQMAESGVTPTKTTYNIILKGFFRAGQIQHAWNFFLQMKKRGAKDESCKPDIVSYTTIIHGLGVAGQLDKARKLFDEMSKEGCTPSVATYNALIQVICKKGNVEDAVTVFDDMVRKDYMPNVVTYTVLIRGLCHVGKIDRAMKLMERMKGEGCEPVVQTYNVLIRYSFEEGEIEKALCLFERMSKGEDCLPNQDTYNIIISAMFVRKRAEDMATAARMVMEMVERGYLPRRFMLNRVLNGLMLTGNQQISRDLLRMQEKYRRLRREIRL from the coding sequence atgCCGCAGCCGCCGCCGACCTCGTTCTCGCCTTCAACCGCATCATCCCCGTCCCCGCGCCAGATCGCCGCCCTCGTGCTTAACCACCCGTCGTCCAACCTCACCACCGCATCGGCTCGCTCCCTCTCGGCgtccctcctcgccgtcgccccgGCGCTCCCGACGCCGGTGGCCAACCGCGTCCTCAAGCTCCTCTGGCACCACGCGCCGCGCGCGCTCCTCTTCTTCCACTCGCTCCTCCACCTCCCCGCCCGCGCGCACGCCGTCTCCCCCTGCACCATCGACCTCGCGCTCGACCTCTCCGCGCGCCTCCGCCACCCCCGCCAGCTCACCAACTCCATCCTCGCGCTCTTCCCGCGCCTCCGCCTGCCCTTCACCCCGCGCACTTTTCCCATCCTCTTCGAGCGCTTCGCCGCGTCGCAGCGCCGACCCGACATCGCCGTCCGCCTCTTCCTCTCGCTCCACCGCTCCCACCGCGTCGTGCAGGACCTCCCCCTCTTCAACTCCCTCCTCGACGCGCTCGGGAAGTCGCGCCATGCCAGCAAGGCCGCCTCCCTCGTCCGCGCTCTCGAGCGGCGCTTCCCCCCGGACGTCGTCACGTACAACACTCTCGCCGACGGATGGTGCCGCGCCAAGGACACGTCCCGCGCGCTCGACTTGCTGCGGCAGATGGCCGAGTCCGGCGTCACACCCACGAAGACAACCTATAATATCATCCTCAAAGGCTTCTTCCGTGCTGGGCAGATACAGCACGCGTGGAACTTCTTCCTCCAAAtgaagaagaggggggccaaggACGAGAGCTGTAAGCCGGACATCGTATCGTACACTACCATCATTCATGGGCTGGGTGTTGCTGGGCAGCTAGACAAAGCTCGCAAACTGTTCGATGAAATGTCTAAAGAAGGTTGCACGCCGTCAGTGGCAACTTACAATGCGCTTATCCAGGTGATATGTAAGAAGGGAAATGTGGAGGATGCAGTCACAGTGTTTGATGATATGGTTCGGAAGGATTATATGCCAAATGTGGTTACCTATACGGTCTTGATCCGAGGCCTCTGCCATGTTGGGAAAATTGACCGAGCTATGAAGCTAATGGAGAGAATGAAAGGCGAAGGCTGTGAGCCAGTTGTTCAGACATACAATGTTCTTATAAGATATTCATTTGAGGAAGGGGAGATCGAGAAGGCCTTGTGTTTGTTTGAGAGGATGAGTAAAGGAGAGGACTGCCTGCCTAACCAAGATACATACAATATCATAATAAGTGCAATGTTTGTGCGCAAGAGGGCTGAGGACATGGCAACGGCGGCGAGGATGgtgatggagatggtggagagagGTTACTTGCCTAGAAGGTTCATGCTCAACCGTGTTCTGAATGGGTTGATGTTGACAGGGAATCAGCAGATTTCTAGAGATCTATTGAGAATGCAAGAGAAATATAGACGCTTGCGACGAGAAATAAGATTATGA